AAGCTGATGTATACTCCTTGCAGTAGTATCATAATCGTGCTGCTGTAAAATTGGGTTGGTTTTCCTCTTCTCCCAAACGGAAGTTGGACAGATTTGGTGTAACCGCTAAATACGCCCTCCCATCAACTCAATTCTTTGGGTGTGCCTTCACTGATAAATTATAGCTAGCCAAGTACATCTTCGCTTCAACAATATAACCTTGCTCTGGGGAATTCAGAATCGCCATGAAGTACGCATTGGTAAGAATATCCTGTCGTTTAAATAAATTATTTCCTATGTTGCTTGTCTGCGTACAGTAGCTACTTTAGTTAGTTACGTTTCCAAGCAGCACCTGATAGCCAGTCATACGGTTGCTTGCTACCTAACTAGTCAGCTAGTTTGCGGTATTTTGTTATTAAGTGTGTGGGAACAAAGCACTGCAGCTGTCAGAACTTCTATTCCCTGAACCATTCAAATTTAACTCACATAATTTGTAGATTTGGCGCTGACATTGAACTGATTAAAATATAACTAACTAGTGACTCATGTTGTAAACTTGTGCAAGTGACTCATCTTGCCTAGCTGCCAGCCAAGCAACCAACTGCTGGTACATGTCACTGCAGCCTTTGCCGCAAGCAATGCTTTTTTTAACCTTAGAGAATTCCAGATACCATCATAGTTGTCAAATTTTGTCTGACATTGGTTGTATTTAAAAATAAACTACACTGTCAGTGACACATGTCACCAGGAAGACTGCTATTTTGTTCATTCTGAGACTATGCCTGACAAAGTGTCTTGAAAAAATGTAACGTATAATAGCAGAAAATATGCAGAATGAAAACAGTTTTACAGTGCCTTAAGTCTTAACACATTGACTtaaacatgttgttgtgttacaacctgcatttaaaatggaGGGGAAATTTGATTTTCGTTCACtggcctacaaacaataccctataatgtcaaagtgcaattgtttttttaaattttaaattTGTACAAagtcatttaaaaaatgaaatgctgaaatgtcttgagtcagtaagtattcaacccatttgttatgacAAGCTTAAATAAATCCAGGAGTAAAAATCACAAGCTGCATGGACTTGTGCAATTactgtgtttaacatgatttttgaatgacaacatctctgtacctcacattacaaacactgattcaaccacaaagagcagggagattttccaattcCTTGCAATGAagggcatggtgaagttattcatcacgctttggatggtgtatcaatacatccagtcaccacaaagatacaggcatcctccccaagttgctggagaggaaggaaaccgctcagggatttcaccatgaggccaatgttgactttTTAAAATAGTTAGAGTtgattggctgtgataggagaactggGGATGGgtcagcaacattgtagttactctacaatactaacctaaatggcagagggaaaagaaggaagcctgtacagaatgtACCCTGTGTGCAATAAGACATTGAAGTAGAACTGCAAAGAAATGTGGCAAGAAATGAACTctgtgtcctgaatacaaagctttatgtttgaagcaaatccaacacatcactcaTGCATTCAAGCAtggcggtggctgcatcatgttatgggtatgcttgtcattggaaAGGAATAGGGAGTTTTTAAGATACAAATAAACGTAATAgatctaagcacaggcaaaatcctagaagaaaactggttcagtctgctttcaacagacactgggagacaaattcacctttcagcaggacaataacctaaacgacaaggccaaatatacactggagttgcttaccaagacgacatagAATGttcctagttacagttttgacttgaatcagcttgaaaatctatagcatgacttgaaaatggctgtctagcaatgattaacaaccaacttgacagagcttggagaataaattttaaaaaatggcaAAAATATTGAACAATCGAGGTGTTCAAGGCTCTTcgagaaagactcacagctttaattgctgccaaaggggattctaacatgtcctcaaggggttgaatacttgtctaatcaagatatattagtgttttattttacaTTACATAGTAtgttgtgtagatcgttgacaaaaaatgacaaatcCATTTTAGTCCCACTttgtgtaacaacaaaatgtgaaaaaagtcaagggttgtgaatactttgaaGGATTTGTGATTGTTATTATTATAACACAAAACCTTCTTTCTCTCTTGTATATAGTCCACGACGGTAGCTGTGACTGCTGGGGTGGTAGTGCTGTCCACTGTGGGCATAATTGTAGCCCTCTATCTAGGCAAGAAGAAGAAGCCTCCAGTCACCTTGCTTGACCCTACTCAAAAATACCACCTAACACTCATCGATAAAGAGGTACTGTGGGCTATTGAAACAGATACTTGTATCAAATTAATTATACATTTTGGTCTGTGCTTCAGAGGCCTGTGCCTGTCATATATGTACTTCATGGAAATAATTTTTGTCTTAACATTTTACCGAATGTTGGTAGTAGTTGTTCTTCCACACCGACCTCGACaaagcatttctgtatggacctagctttgtgtatgggagcattgtcatgctgaacaggaaagggccttccccaaactgttgccacaaagttggaagcacagaattgtctagaatgtcattgtatgctgtagcgttaagatttcccttcactggacctattcctcctccaccaaacttttcagttggcattggggcaggtagcaatCTCCTGGcaatccgccaaacccagatttgtccgtcggattgccagatggtgaagcttgattcatcaaTCCAAgcaacgtgtttccactgctccagagtctggtggcgagctttacgccactccagccgacgcttggcattgcgcatggtgatcttcaGCACTTCCAGTTGACCGGGTCAGCTGTAGCTGGGttgaaatttgacgaactgacttgttggtaaGGTGGCATCGTATGAcaatgccacgttgaaagtcactgagctcttcagtaaggccattccactgccaatgtttgtctatggagatcgcatggctgtgtgaTCCATTTTTATACACCTCTCAGCAACGgatgtgactgaaatagccaaatccagtcATTtaaaggtgtgtccacatacttttgtatatacagttgaagtcagaagtttacatacacttaggttggactcattaaaactagtttttcaaccactccaaaaatttcttgttaacaaactagttttggcaagtcggttaggacatctactttgtgcatgacacaagtcatttttccaacaattgtttacagacagattatttcacttataattcactgtatcacaattctagtgggtcagaagtttacatacactaagttgactgcacctttaaacagcttgcataattctagaaaatgatgtcatggctttagaagcttctgataggctaattgatatcagttgagtcaattggaggtgtacctgtggatgtatttcaaggcctaccttcaaactcagtgcctctttgcttgacatcatgggaatatcaaaagaaatcagccaagacctcagaaaaaaatggtagacctccacaagtctggtttatccttgggagcaatttccaaatgcctgaaggtaccacgttcacctgtacaaacaatagtatgcaagtataatgggaccacgcagctgtcataacgctcaggaaggagacacgttctttctcctagagattaacttactttggtgcgaaaagtgcaaatcaatcccagaacaacggcaaaggaccttgtgaagatgctggaggaaaccggtacaaaagtatttatatccacagtaaaacgaatcctTTATTGACATAAtcagaaaggccgctcagcaaggaagaggccactgctccaaaaccgccattaaaaaagacagactacggtttgcaactgcacatgtggacaaagagaggacatttctccaaaaagtacaatggTCTGATGACACATTAGTAGAaccttttggccataatgaccatcgttatgtttggaggagaaaaggggaggcttccaagccgaagaacaccgtccCGACTGTGAAGtacagggtggcagcatcatgttgtgggggtgctttgctgcaggagtgactggtgcacttcacaaaatagatggcatcatgagggaggaaaatgatgtggatggaaaatgatgtggatatattgaagcaacatctcaagacattagtcaggaagttaaagcttggtcgcaaatgggtcttccaaatggacaatgaccccaagcatacttccaaagttgtggcaaaatggcttaagaacaacaaagtaaaggtattggagtggccatcacaaagccctgacctcaatcctatagaaaatgtgtgggcagaactgaaaaagtatgtgcgagcaaacctgactcagttacaccagctctgtcaggaggaatgggccaaatttcacccaacttattgtgggaagcttgtggaaggctacccaaaacgttttacccaagttaaacaatttaatggcaatcctatcaaatactaattgagtgtatgttaacttctgacccactgggaacgtgatgaaaaaaatataacagctgaaataaatcattctctctgctattattctgacatttcacattcttaaaataaagtggtgatcctaactgacctaagacagggaatccttactaggattaaatgtcaggaattgtgaaaaactgagtttaaatgtatttggctaaggtgtatgtaaacttccaacttcaactgtatagtgtATGCATGGCTCTATGGCCTCTTTTCATAGGTGATCAACCATGATACTCGCAGGTTTCGCTTTCGACTTCCCTCAACAGAACATATCCTGGGACTCCCTGTAGGTAAGTCTTCACTTGCACATTGTTCTTTCTGGGTTTTGTCAAGTGACCATTTGATCATTAATGATTATTTTGTAGAATTCAGTTCCATTAATAGAAGTAGTCCTTTATCTCACCAGCATAATAACTAGACTCGCAACGTAATACTTGATTTGCGTTCCTGGAATGCTCTCTACTGtatgagtcatttagcagaacaATCAGAGGATGAAGCCACACCCAATGACCCTAGCGTTATTTTAAGTCAGTGTTGACTTTGTTTCTAACCACCTTATTTGTTTCTTCTAGGGAATCATGTATACCTCTCTGCCCGTATTGACGGCAGCCTGGTAGTCAGACCATATACACCTGTGTCCAGCAACGACGACAAAGGATATGTTGATCTGGTTGTGAAGGTATGTATGGCTTGTCCAAGCAATCCTATATCATATTCTGAATATGTACACACTAGTACTATCAAACCTGGGTCTgtatgtatcaagcatctcagagtagtagtgctgatataggatcaggTTCCCtttgtccatgtaatcttattatTTGTGATCTAAAATTAAAAACGGATCCCTAAATCAGCACTCATATTATGAGAATCTTGATACATACAGACCCTGATCTGCAAAGTGTATTTCATGGATACAATTTCTCCCCAGATCTACTTCAGGAATGTGCACCTCAAGTTTCCTGACGGGGGGAAGATGTCCCAATACCTGGAGAGTTTGCAGCTGGGAGACGTGGTAGACTTCAGAGGACCAGGAGGCCTGCTGGAGTATAAAGGACATGGTACGGCCAGTCTGCTGCCTGGCACACCCTAACTCTGATATTTACAAAaatgatgtgtcccaaatggtaccctatttcctatatagtgcattactttttaccagggcccataagaatcaggtgccatttgggacacacctagTCTCCAATGGAATGGGtgtttttagatttgtgtgctTAAGTGTGGTGTGGCTGGCTGAGACTGATCATGTGTGTACATACTTGTTTTCAACCTTTCAACCTTAAGTCTACTGAATAAGTCAGCAGTACTTGTGTTATGTGTAATATCTCCAAGTATTCACATTTTGCAACTTTCATGCCCCAAATGCTCCAGAAAAGCACTGCATAAAGAATATAATTGTACTGTATTGCCACTGAAATGTATTATTAGATTATAATTGACACACCCAACAACTGTCTTCCATTTTGGACAAGATAGCTCCCCAGCACACATTGGAAAAGGAAAGTAATAATTGTGTTGGCTTAGATGTTGTCTCATTGCTTTCTCCCATTAAATTCAACAGGGCAGTTTGCAGTTCAGACAGACAAAAAGTCTCCTGCTGAGATAAAAGTTGCCAGTACTGTGGGTCTGATAGCTGGAGGAACAGGTGAATCTTCTTTTTGCAACCCTGCCCTCTGAACTTAAACACTTAAATGTTGTCTAAGCACAGGTAAATGTAGAGTGCTTTTAGTTCTTGGTGCTGAACTCCCTTCCCTGTCTGTAGGCATCACCCCTATGCTACAGCTGGTGCGCGCCATCATGAAGGACCCCAGTGACAGCACCACCTGCAGCCTGCTGTATGCTAACCAGGTGTGTGGCCGCAGCTCACACTGGTCTCTCCTAAAATACTTTTAATATCATCTCTATAAATAAAGGATAGATACATTCTTATGACTAGCATCACTGTGGATGTAGCTCATAGGCTTGCTTAGGTTGAGAGATAACACTGAACCAGACACATttgttaactgtgtgtgtgtgtgcatatgtgttcagactgagaaggacatcctgcTGAGGGATGAGCTGGAGGAGGTCCAAGTCCGACACCCAGACCGCTTCAAGCTGTGGTTTACAGTGGACAGGGCACCCGAGGGTATGTGGTTTATGGCTTTTGCTTGCGTTGCTTAAGTGTTGGCATCCCAGATTTCAGAAGTCTTAACAAAATGTGTCAATTTGTATTATCGTTTTGAATTAGTATTCATTGTGTTTATTATGCCACAATAGTTTTTCAGACTGCTGAAAAGCTAAACATGGCGGTCTCCCTGCACAGACATGTAACGTTACCTTAGAGCCTATTTGCACCAGAGACTCCAGTATATGCACCTTATAAATGATTTGCACTGACTACCCACAAATCcaacccttacacacacacacacagaagcacccattaacacacacacacacacatacattcacactcaactcatatacacacacattcattgcTGCTGTTCTAATATATACTATtgatttcactgcacctatcgctgcaagtagcctagtggttagagtgttgggccagtaactgaaaggttgctggatcgaatccccgagctgacaaggtaagtctgtcattctgcccctgaacaaggcagttaacccgctgtttcccggtaggccatcattgtaaataagaatttgttgctTAGTTAATTTGttgcctgacttgcctagttaaataaaggttacatttaaaatgtaCCAAAAAAACTGCTTTAaactgtatgtgacaaatacattctATTTTATTTGAATCCTTATGTATAGCGGTACTTGTTTGCGATCCCATAATTGAATAAGATTCATTTGTGTGGCTCAGGCTGGGAGTACAGTGAGGGCTTCATCAACGCAGACATGATCCAGGAGCACTTGCCGGCCCCCAGTGACGACACCTTGGTGCTCATGTGCGGTCCGCCCCCCATGATCCAGTTTGCCTGCAACCCTAACCTGGACAAGTTGGCCTACCGGCAGAGTCAGCGCTTTGCCTACTAGTCTCCAGCCTAGGGACTCTCCTCCCAGCCACCCCCGGCCTGGGCATTCTCAATTCAACAAGGACATCAATTCAGCTGGAACTACTGCTTGAGAACCAGCATCTCTTTATAGAATATTCGGTTAAAACTATTGCAGAGTTCCGGGACCTAAACATAAACAAtaccggcacccaaaatgagtaacGGCTCCTATTTCAGTCCACTAGAAGCACTGAATCAGTCTACTGCCTAAACCCCCATCTGATAAGTGCAGACATGCCCTCTTATATATCAGGTTGATCATTAAATGCTCACTTGCAACCAAAGTCCTACCTTTTGTATTATTAGCCTCCACTAAGCTCTGCCTCCATCCCCTGCTGATGGATACAATTGATTGGGCCCTGTGTATTTTTAGGTGAGCTGTTGAGGCTTTGATTTATTATTGATGTTCTTACCCTTGCACGTTCTTCCTaagaacaggacagagagaacagaccctAAAGATAAAGCCACATACTGAACTGAATTACGCCCAGGGGTGCAGTGCTGAATATGAGAAGGCCGCCCAGGCAGCATTGCTTTAAATGCACACATGACAAATGATATGCACTTAAGTATTTCAGCTTCTGCAGAGATGCATTATACTGTATTTTGGCATCTGCTTTGAGTGttacaaatatatacagtgccctTTGTATTTACTGGGTTGTTGACAATTTTGTTGttattttggctctgtactccagaacTTTGAATTTGAAATGttacaatgactgaggttaaagtgcagactgtcagctttaatgtgACTTTTTGCACTTTTTGTACATTGTCCTctcattttaggggaccaaaagtattgggacaaattcacttgtgtgtattaaagtagtcaaaagtttagtattttgtCCAATATTCACAGCAATCGATGATTAAATTAAGCTTGTGACTCTTAACATGTGTTGGAGTCATTTGCTGttggttttggttgtgtttcagattattttatgCCCACTAGaaatgaatggtgaataatgtattgtcattttggagtctcttttattgtaaataagaatgtttctaaacacttctacgttaatgtggatgctaccatgattatggatagtcttgaatgaattgtaaataatgatgagtgagagaCTCAGTGAGAGACCCCACCCCattgctaacctcccctgttattgaaatagtgagaggttagca
This is a stretch of genomic DNA from Oncorhynchus clarkii lewisi isolate Uvic-CL-2024 chromosome 17, UVic_Ocla_1.0, whole genome shotgun sequence. It encodes these proteins:
- the LOC139370975 gene encoding NADH-cytochrome b5 reductase 3-like, with amino-acid sequence MKYALSTTVAVTAGVVVLSTVGIIVALYLGKKKKPPVTLLDPTQKYHLTLIDKEVINHDTRRFRFRLPSTEHILGLPVGNHVYLSARIDGSLVVRPYTPVSSNDDKGYVDLVVKIYFRNVHLKFPDGGKMSQYLESLQLGDVVDFRGPGGLLEYKGHGQFAVQTDKKSPAEIKVASTVGLIAGGTGITPMLQLVRAIMKDPSDSTTCSLLYANQTEKDILLRDELEEVQVRHPDRFKLWFTVDRAPEGWEYSEGFINADMIQEHLPAPSDDTLVLMCGPPPMIQFACNPNLDKLAYRQSQRFAY